The Antechinus flavipes isolate AdamAnt ecotype Samford, QLD, Australia chromosome 5, AdamAnt_v2, whole genome shotgun sequence DNA segment TCCCTTTAGTCTAACTATTCTTTTAAGTCTTCCAATCCAACCACCTACTCAGCAACCACTTCAGCAATATCAAAGATCATCTAGCTTATCTCAACACTTCCAGTGAGGGAGAAATCATTCACAAGGCAGTATAATCCATTTCTGAACAACACTGAAAGTTCTTCCTTACATTAAGCTGAAATCCCTTGTAATTTCTaccattaattcttttttttctaacctCTAAACAAAATGTCGTTCTTATGAGaacttaaaatatatgaaaagttatCTTGTCCCTCAGTTCTCCACCTCCATCTAACCCTGTCCATTGAAATCCTCCTTATCCTTTATAATTCTGCTACAATTCTACGTCCTTGAAGTTGTTGATATTATAGTTAAGAAGGTAGGAAGATCAGGATCACCAGGTGAGACGAAGTTGAGACTCTAAGTTGTCAGCAATGTGGCAAGGGAAAGCTTCTAGTGATATACTGGTGACTTATATAGTATCACTATTATGGAAGTATAGGGACAGATATAAAAGAAATACGTCAGCAGCTGGAAAGGTTGATGTTTGTGTCTTTGGGGGCTTTGAATTGTTCATTCAGTGAAAGTAATACCCAAGTGAAACTCTAGCATGTAAGAAAGTTGAAATTATATTGATTTTCAGAATGAAAATGTCTCTTTTATGGATATGtctctatattttttccttaagtacTTACAGGAAAGCAGCTAGATAACTGTGTCTACATGCTTCTCCTTGGGAAGTCATATGGCAGTGCTTATATTAAGTGCTTTGTAATATAAGGGATCTCTGTTTCAGGTAATGCTTTATTCTTGATGTTTTCTGTAGCAGATTATAACAATGCTTTTTCTCAAATCTTCCACCTCTACCAATTGCTTCTTTCTTTATTGCCTTCAAACTCAAGTTTTTCCCATTCTTAAAAAGACCTTCATTAGATCCTATCATCTCATAAGGTTCTTGTCCtacatctctttccttttttagccaaactacttttaaaaaatgtctatgCTCAttgccctcccttcctctcttaccCTTGAACCTTtacagtctgttttttttttaaaccctatCAAAACCTtcctctccaaagttatcaatgatcttgTGAAATCTTGtaaaattatggattttttcTTGGTCCTATTCTCCCCAAACTACTGCAGACATAgtctaaatgacttgcccagaaataCAAAGccaatatctgaggctgaatttgaactcaattcttcctaacTACATtcctaatactctatccactgtgtcacctgtAGACCAGAAGGGGTACAACATGTATATGACATCTCTCCTTTACAATACAAGATTCTTGGCAACAGGAAGTAtgtaatttttcatctttgtatccccagcaccaaTTGCAAgtgatatttattgaattgagctACTTCTCTCCTATCTTATATTGAAGTTATGCCACTGACTCAAAATGGGCGTTGACACAAGATCCATGATTAATCAAAAGAAAGCAATCTTAATAATCAATGCTAGAAATACTAAATTGATGAAAAATACCCATTCTTCAGACTATGATGAAGTTGGTTGAACTAATTCATTGCATTATGATATCAATATGTTGCTGGGATAGATACCCCATAAAGATGATGAAATGAGCCCCCAAAGGAACAGGAAGAAACaagaattttatttggaaaattaagcagtattttcaattattttaacatGCCCTGTCATATGAAATGTCTCCCATTAATACTCTGTGAGTACAAATCTTGGTCACCATAATTGCCAAAGAATTAGTTTAGGTGACTCAAAAGGCGATGAAGACATACACGATGGATACAAATTTACTGCAGCACACTTTTAAGGATGACAAGtgcaaaaaataatataaagaatttcATGGAGGAAACCTATTATCATTAAAGGAGATAGATTAGTCATGTGTTGAAATGGAGTTTAGATAGAAAGCATGGATTACTACATTGgcaattacaaaatgtaaaaggaTCTAACAATGCTTCCAGCTCACTGGGTGAATCTTATGTGAAggagaaatgaacaaataatacaaaacaaGGATGTATGGCTAGGGTTAGATCTGTACCAATCGAGAGAATACACATGTTggtagaataataaataaatatattaagagaaatagattttatttttaaaatttttcatttttaaaaattctaaacaccacataagcatttccatatacaCTGAGGATTATTCATGAAATTATCTTTATTATCTAAAACTTGCTTTTCAAGTGCATTAAAAACTTAACATAACTTTCAAAGTTGTCCTGCTTGTCTATGATTCCTTTtggctttctttcccttcccttctgttctgttcttttttggggaagggagagactaTCCCAGCTCTCTCTCCTTCAATAATCCCCACCCTACCACTGAAAAAAGGCCCAAAAAATCAtcctttgtaataaatatgcatagttgAGCAAAACAAAGTCATAATGTCCAAAAACATGTGCTTTGTTCTGTACCTTGAGTTCATCACCTTTCTGCCGGGAAGTTGTAGTGTGCTTCTTATCCTCTGGTGTCATGGGGATCATTTCATCTAGGAGAGagcttaagtctttcaaagttatttttacatttagGGTTATAAGATAGTCCAAACCAGATAAAAATGTCTCTCCTCGGTTCATATCCTTTATTGACTGGTCTGTCTCACATTACTTATTGTTTTATTCATATCCTGATCATCACTATATTTAACATCCaagtttttcttgatcttttttgtaACCTTCCTTCCAGTGCCATGCTCTCAAATctgctttatatacattttatcatATCCCAGTTTCTCTTGGCTTTCCATCCTACCTTTAAGTGCAAAAGAATCTAATCTTTGCTTTTTATTACAAATGACAAAAACACTTTCACAAGGACTGATATATCAACTTTGATCCCggagatttttaaataataaaatagcttGGACTATTTCCTCCTTCAGATAAATCTAGGAAAACCTAAATCTGACTTATTTAAAGGCTGTTTGAATCAGCTCACCTGCAGGCAACCAATATTTTGAATATGAACATGTTCATTATAAAATAAGGATGTGAATAGGACCTAAGTCCATCAATAAAGAGGTTACTGAAATCAGTGAGAGCTAATGCAATTGTAAGTGAAGACTGTGTACCTTTCTCGCCCTGTTCACTTGGCTTGGTCCAGTATGCTGGAGCTTAATATGCTCTAGGTATACCCTATCCTTTTTGGTCCCAAgttcataatttttcataaaaCTGACTTAGGGAACATGACTGCTTACAGTAGAAATATCTATCAATAATTATCACTGTTCTTTTAAACATCTTTTCTATTATGGTCTTTTCTCTACCATTTATCTAGTCCTTTGAGTGTATACCTTTCATAACCTTTTGCACTGGCCCCAGGTCTACTGTAGCATGATTCATATGAGAAATAAAAACTCAATCAGATGGCTCTCACACATATCTTCTCACAACTTTGGGGGATTCAGCTATCTGTTCACTGACAGACTACTTGATTACCTTCTATAGTATTCATACATTTAACCTAACTCATAAGAGTGGATTTTCCAAGAGACAGCAACCCCTCAAAGCATCCTGAGTTCACACACCGAAAGATATAGTTCATcactcagtcaataaatattttaatacctactatgtgctgtgaatattttaaaaaaagtcactgtaatcaaggagttcatattctaacaGGGACAACAACTATGTGAAAACTAGATGTATAGTGGATAAATTGGAAGTAGTCTTAGAAGGAAACCATTAGCATTAAAATGCATTGGAAAAAGCTTATTGCAGAAGGTGGattttatctgagacttgaaggaagcttgggaaCCAGGACAGTCAGTGAACATGCATGATGATAGGAAGTCTCATGGGAGGAAAATCAAGGAGGCCAAAGGTCACTAGATGGTAAAGTAAGTAAGAGTCAAGTTAAGAAGGTTGGAAAGGCCATTAGTGATAATCCTGAACTTTTTGGCCTTATCTAGGAGCCTTGTTCCATTAATTATCTATTCTCTTTCATCTGTAGTTTCTGCCTTTTTACTGGCTCCTTAATGTCTCCTTATAAATTATTCTCAGGTCTTTCCTATCTTGAAGAAGTATTTTTTCAGTGTTGAAGGggttttggaaaaataggtatatTAATACTATGAAATGgtacaaaaattttgaaaatcaatttggaGTTAGgcaaataaagtaactaaaatatCCATATCCTTTGAACTAGAGGTTCcattactgggtttataccccaaagaagtcactgataagggggaaaaaacctccCCATCCTCATACTCctaaatatttatatcattattttttataatagctaatAGTCGAAAACAAAGTAGagacccatcaactggggaatggctaaacaaattgtgatatgtgctgtaatggaatattgctgtgccataagaaataatatgTATGATGATATtctgttgatggagctgtgaattaataagacattttgaaaagaaatttggaattatgcaaatgaaGGGACTAAAATGTCCACATCTTTTAGCACAGAAATTCCATTACAGGGTTTATATCCCAAGAAAGCCATTGATAAAAAGTTCTCataaacaccaaaatatttaccacactttttgtgatagcacagaattgaaaacaaagtagatgtctgttgactagagaatggctaaagaaactgtagtataggaatataatgaaaatatcacTGTGCTAAAAGAAACATTGAATGTGATGGATACAGAGAAGTACAAAAAGGCCTATATGAATTACTGCAGAGTGAAGTATTCATAgtcaaggaaaaatataatgattaCAGCAATGTTGAAAAGAATAACCACACACACAAATCAGAAGCACACATAGTAAAATTAAAGATCAAATATGACTCAAAAatagagatatgagaagatactcCCAACCCACCTCTTTGTAGAACTGGGAAATTCAAAGTTGCTGCACACTGTATATGTTTTTGGACCTTTTCAGCTACTGATCAGTTGTATTgattttcccccctcttctttttcttttcttgtctttaaaaaaagtaCTATTTGTTAGATGGGGTgactgtctaggagagggagaagagaaatgcTCGGGAAAActatgaggattaaaaaaaactaaaaaaaagaaaacatatagagatattatacatggcaatattaataattaagaaCTTTCTTCCCTCATGAGGATCTTTGTGTATAACAAGTTTACCTTATCCCTGCCTGTAGAGGCTGAGTTAGTTTTCATATGTAGAATTCAAAGAGAGAAAACCATAAGTACTTCCTATAAGGTCATTGATACTCTCTTGAGTGATTAACCCAAAGTCTTCTTCCTGGACCtgtttggaaagatttaaattGACTCTCTTGTAGTATTTAATTGcttcttgctttcttttattttcataccTAAAACTAGCCAAAGAGGCTTCCCCAATTATTTCACAGATTAGTGTCCACCTGGGCCCAAATATCCCCATAGCATATCAGACTATCGATAAAatcctccatttttccctttttaattatgAATAAACTGAGAACTTTTCCAAAACCACATTCTCATTCCCCTCACCCAATTACTGTGCTCAAAGACCTCAAAGCACAGACGTGGAAGTGAAGTAATACATCTTGAGCCTCTGAAGGCTCTCAAGAAGAGGGAGTATCTCTATATACCACAAAGATGGGACTTTCCTATACTAAAAGGAAAAGCTAGGAATTCATTTCTGAGGAAGCTGTCACTTTGTCACCCCAAACTATAGAAGAGTAAAGTTCTCTTATATCCACTCTCATATCCAGCTAGCTCATCTGTTAAGATCCTCTACTAAAGATGCTCTTTTGGACACAAGTTTTGTGCAtgagttttctccttttaaaCTCTCTGATGGAGATAATGGGTTACCACATAACCATTCATTTATAGCGGTATCTATTACCAAAGAAGTGAATGGGTAGGAAAAATTGATCACAattctgtttaattttaaaacttcttcAACACATAAAGCTCTTATTCTAGTTGTGGCAGTGATCCTAAtttgggatttgaatcccagttttACATTTACTTCTTGTAAAGTAGATAGAAGTCCATTTCTTCCTGAGGCACTAGaatcaaggaagaaaaagggaatgaaTAATAGAGATTTTGAGGGCTAGAAGAGGGCAGAAGAAGCTCACAACAGATACTGCACAGAAAACAGGTCAGTCTGCAAGAAACAGAACAGGCAAATGGGAACCACTTCTATTACTTCAGCcttgagaataataaaattattttcttcatttttctcttttctatttctcactTAGGAATTGGTTTCAATGTTGCTTCaatatttgaggctgaattcAAATTacagaatgacaggaaaagagacaagatggGTAATGGGGGAATAcatattcttttgaaaatgaggctaatttttttcatctcaccTATGTCTTTTGGTTAAGAATTGGCTCCTCTTCCTGATTTCTGCCCATTATCCATTCTTAGATGGCCATAATTATGCCACATCTTTCTCAACTCCAATCAGCTTCTATTAAAGCAAATATGTGTAAACGCTTGCGTGTACTATCAGCTTCACTTGGGACATCACAGGACTTACCCTTAGTATGTACTCTGAAGTGAGTGGCAAGTTTAGATTTATAAATGAAGCCCTTGCCACATTCTCCACAAGAGAATGGCCTCTCAGGTCTGTGAATGCGCTGATGCCTAAGGAGATGTCCCTTTTGTCGAAAATTCTTGTCACATTCAGGGCAATGGAAAGGTCTCTCCCCCGTGTGAAGGCCCTGATGACTAAGCAGCTGTCCTTTCAGGCGGAAACTCTTATCACATTTAGGGCACTGGAAGGGTTTCTCTCCTGTGTGTGTTCGAATGTGTTCAATAAGTTTAGATTGTTTTGTGAAGCCCTTACCACAATCACAGGAGAATGGCCTCTCCTTACTGTGTAAGCGCAGGTGGGCCTTCATATCAGCCTTCACACGGTAACGCTTATCACACTCAGGGCACTGGAAGGGTCTCTCCCCTGTGTGGAGGCGCTGATGGCTGAGGAGCTGCCCTTTTAGACGGAAGCTCTTACCACACTCCTGACACCAGAAAGGCTTCTCCCCACTGTGCACTCTCCTGTGTTCAGTGAGCTTCGACTGCTTGGTAAAGCTCTTGCCACATTCAATACAAGAAAATGGCTTTTCTCCCCTGTGTATGCATTGGTGGGCCTTCAAAATGCCCTTGAGACGAAAACTCTTGTCACATTCAGGGCACTGAAATGGCTTTTCCCCACTATGTAGCCTGAGATGTTCAATGAGTTTACTCTGATGAGTGAAATCCTTGTCACATTCACTGCAGGAGAATGACTTCTCCCTACTGTGTGAACATTGATGAGCCTTCATGTCAGCCTTCAGATGGAAGGTCTTCTCACAGTGAGAACATGAAAAGGGCATCTGCCCTGTGTGCAGGCGTTGGTGCCTCAGGAGCTGCCCCTTTTGGCGGAAGCTCTTGTCACAGTCCAGACACACAAATGGCTTTTCCCCACTGTGTACTCTCATGTGTTCTGTGAGCTTACATTGCTTGGTGAAACCCTTGCCACACTTCCTGCAAGAGAATGGCCTCTCCCCAGTGTGCACTCGCTGGTGCACCTTCAGCATGCCCTTCAACCGAAAGCTCTTCTCACACTCAAGACATTGAAATGGCTTCTCCCCTGTATGTACTCGGAAGTGATTGATGAGTTTAGACTTTACTAGGAAGCCCTTGCCACACTCACTGCAAGAGAATGGTCTGTCCCTACTGTGCACACGCTGGTGAGCCTTCATGTCCCCTTTTACGTGGAAGCTTTTGTTACACTCAGGACACTGGAAGGGCTTCTCCCCACTGTGCACTCTCATGTGGCTGGTGAGTTTAGATTTCTCAGCAAAGCCCTTCCCACATTCTACACAAGAGAAAGGCTTCTCCCCATGATGTTGACGACGCTGATGAGCCCTCATGTTGCTCTTTTGGCGAAAGCTCTTATCACACTCAGGACAATGGAATGGTCTTTCTCCACTGTGCATAAGTTGATGGTTGATCAGACTCCTCTTATGGCGATATGTCTTTTCACACTTGGGGCACCGGAAGGGCCTCTTCTCTGTGTGCACAATCAAGTGTCTGAGCAAATATTGCTTCAAACGAAAACTCTTGTTACACTCGCTGCACTGGAAACACCCCTGCTCCCAAAAAAGCCTGGGTTGCCAATGGAGATTAGGCTGCCTTCtagttttccttctattcttggaaTATTTATGTGACTGTGTCTTCCCATGAGATCTTTGGTGTTTTACCCAGTGGATCTTTGACAAGAATCTTTTCCCACAGATAGAGCAGGGGTGGAGCACTCTCTGCCCTGGCAATCTTTCCTGACAATCAGAGGGATTTTGGTGCTTGTGACAGGGTCTTCTTTCACAGTAAGTTGATTCTAGGGTGCTATGCCCTTCTGGAATTAGATGCCATGTGTCTTTGCTG contains these protein-coding regions:
- the ZNF786 gene encoding zinc finger protein 786; amino-acid sequence: MAEAAPAPVRDFPPSRMDDRWAAGDSGLFAGVSMTFDDVAMYFSEQEWKKLVEWQKELYKHVMKDNYETLLSLDCSISKPDLISLIEQGEEPFIRNLKDSQEPKTAISSSDFNPIEQLFWGPDRSMHPGKVEGYLDCLQIQGSSESLQNAIREVSAMSNQEASLRNFYSKDTWHLIPEGHSTLESTYCERRPCHKHQNPSDCQERLPGQRVLHPCSICGKRFLSKIHWVKHQRSHGKTQSHKYSKNRRKTRRQPNLHWQPRLFWEQGCFQCSECNKSFRLKQYLLRHLIVHTEKRPFRCPKCEKTYRHKRSLINHQLMHSGERPFHCPECDKSFRQKSNMRAHQRRQHHGEKPFSCVECGKGFAEKSKLTSHMRVHSGEKPFQCPECNKSFHVKGDMKAHQRVHSRDRPFSCSECGKGFLVKSKLINHFRVHTGEKPFQCLECEKSFRLKGMLKVHQRVHTGERPFSCRKCGKGFTKQCKLTEHMRVHSGEKPFVCLDCDKSFRQKGQLLRHQRLHTGQMPFSCSHCEKTFHLKADMKAHQCSHSREKSFSCSECDKDFTHQSKLIEHLRLHSGEKPFQCPECDKSFRLKGILKAHQCIHRGEKPFSCIECGKSFTKQSKLTEHRRVHSGEKPFWCQECGKSFRLKGQLLSHQRLHTGERPFQCPECDKRYRVKADMKAHLRLHSKERPFSCDCGKGFTKQSKLIEHIRTHTGEKPFQCPKCDKSFRLKGQLLSHQGLHTGERPFHCPECDKNFRQKGHLLRHQRIHRPERPFSCGECGKGFIYKSKLATHFRVHTKVPQEEMDFYLLYKK